A single region of the Lathamus discolor isolate bLatDis1 chromosome 13, bLatDis1.hap1, whole genome shotgun sequence genome encodes:
- the MYOCD gene encoding myocardin isoform X2 — protein MTLLGSEHSLLIRSKFRSVLQLRLQQRRTREQLADQGIMPPLKSPSSFHEQRKSLERAKTEDYLKHKIRSRPERSDLVNMHILQDSAAEGSIQSTQMKLKRARLADDLNEKIALRPGPLELVEKNIIPVDSAVKEAIKGTQVSFPKAADAFAFEEDSSNDGLSPEQARSDGSPGPAEPPPAAKGPEPAADPAPQDQPCSTDGHALDPAVAQGIQCDSPKQPAGQESPTLPVPSAVKSKSTSDSKNRHKKPKDTKPKVKKLKYHQYIPPDQKAEKSPPPMDSAYARLLQQQQLFLQLQILSQQQQQQQQQQQHFSYPGMHQGQVKQSNEQMVKSSNSSSTSVNTTPLSPVKTTFSGQTCVSSIKPGPLPSNLDDLKVSELRQQLRIRGLPVSGTKTALMERLRPFQECGSNAVPSFSEITTVTFPVTPTSTLSSYQSQSSTSMLSNGFYHFGSTSSTPPISPASSDLSVSGSLPDTFNDGPMSSPQFGLQPSPVHGSAEESLMSSMNGGSIQLELEGIDTEKDKMLVEKQKVINELTWKLQQEQRQVEELRMQLQKRKRNNGLEEKQQPAPHFFGVPIKQENTVSSCPFASKQTALKGQANSSDKLSNCGVQQLPHIVNSHCLEAAGQSTITSSTFLSPQCSPQHSPLGAAKSPQHISLPPSPNSHYLLSVSPSSEGRSGSPQASSCLRTAPMPTQAGQKFSIPSPTFCKSSPALSEVKQPPPYEDAVKQQMTRSQQMDELLDVLIESGEMPANAKEDQSCLQKVPQITVSTGNPSAALPKASAPFEQVSSAQLPFEHCPGSGDAHLEVLLSAHSPLGRVSEIALLKMGGEESHFEGMMEGFPSKAADELLPSQEILQPPLSPMDTQLSPSPADGAGLQMSFTESPWETMEWLDLTPPSSATGFGSLTPVAPSIFNIDFLDVTDLNLNTSMDLHLQQW, from the exons CACTGAAAAGCCCATCCTCATTCCATGAACAGCGAAAAAGTCTGGAGCGAGCCAAG ACTGAAGATTATCTCAAGCACAAGATCAGAAGCAGGCCTGAGAGATCAGACCTGGTCAATATGCACATTTTACAAG ACTCAGCTGCAGAGGGGTCCATTCAGTCTACTCAAATGAAGCTGAAAAGAGCCCGACTGGCAGATGATCTCAATGAAAAGATTGCTCTCAGGCCGGGTCCTCTGGAGCTGGTGGAGAAGAATATTATTCCTGTCGACTCCGCTGTGAAAGAGGCCATAAAAG GCACCCAGGTCAGCTTCCCCAAGGCGGCGGACGCCTTCGCCTTCGAGGAGGACAGCAGCAACGACGGGCTGTCCCCGGAGCAGGCGCGGAGCGACGGCTCCCCGGGCCCCGCCGAGCCGCCGCCGGCCGCCAAGGGCCCGGAGCCCGCTGCGGACCCCGCGCCTCAG gaccagccctgcagcaccgATGGCCACGCACTGGACCCCGCTGTGGCGCAGGGCATCCAATGTGACAGCCCCAAGCAGCCGGCGGGGCAGGAGAGCCCCACGCTCCCGGTGCCCTCCGCCGTGAAG TCCAAATCAACGAGTGACAGTAAGAACCGTCACAAAAAGCCCAAGGACACCAAGCCCAAGGTGAAGAAGCTGAAGTATCACCAGTACATCCCTCCAGACCAGAAGGCAGAGAAGTCCCCTCCACCCATGGATTCTGCATATGCCAGACTCCtccagcaacagcagctcttcctgcagctccagatcctcagccagcagcagcagcagcagcagcagcaacagcagcacttCAGCTACCCAGGGATGCACCAAGGCCAAGTAAA GCAATCTAATGAGCAAATGGTCAAAAGTTCAAATTCTTCATCAACTTCTGTCAACACCACCCCTCtttctcctgtgaaaaccaCCTTTTCAGGCCAGACTTGCGTCTCATCAATCAAGCCAGGCCCTCTGCCGTCAAACCTGGATGATCTGAAA GTGTCAGAACTGAGGCAGCAGCTCCGAATACGAGGCCTGCCCGTGTCAGGTACCAAAACAGCACTGATGGAACGGCTGCGGCCCTTCCAGGAGTGCGGCAGCAACGCAGTGCCCAGCTTCAGCGAGATCACCACCGTCACCTTCCCAGTCACTCCAACCAGCACCCTGTCTAGTTACCAGTCGCAGTCCTCCACCAGCATGTTATCCAATGGCTTCTACCACTTTGGCAGCACCAGCTCCACACCACCCATCTCTCCAGCCTCTTCCGACCTTTCTGTGAGTGGCTCTTTGCCAGACACATTCAACGATGGGCCCATGTCTTCTCCACAGTTTGGTCTCCAGCCATCTCCAGTTCATGGCAGTGCTGAAGAAAGCCTCATGAGCAGCATGAATGGAGGGAGCATCCAGCTGGAGCTGGAAGGGATCGacacagagaaagacaaaatgctGGTGGAGAAGCAGAAGGTCATCAATGAACTAACATGGAAactgcagcaagagcagaggcaggtggAAGAGCTACGAATGCAGCTCCAGAAGCGAAAGAGAAATAATGGCCttgaggagaagcagcagcctgctcctcATTTCTTTGGTGTCCCCATCAAGCAAGAAAACACAGTGTCCAGCTGTCCATTTGCATCCAAACAAACTGCCTTGAAAGGCCAAGCCAACAGCTCGGATAAGTTAAGTAACTGTGGGGTGCAACAGCTGCCTCACATTGTAAATAGCCACTGCTTGGAGGCTGCAGGGCAAAGCACCATCACCTCCTCGACATTCCTGAGCCCGCAGTGCTCCCCCCAGCACTCCCCACTCGGGGCTGCAAAGAGCCCCCAGCACATCAGCCTGCCGCCCTCTCCCAACAGCCACTATCTCCTCTCGGTGTCCCCCAGCTCAGAAGGGCGCAGTGGGTCCCCGCAGGCCAGCAGTTGCCTTCGCACAGCACCG ATGCCTACGCAGGCAGGTCAAAAGTTTTCTATTCCATCCCCAACTTTTTGTAAGTCAAGCCCAGCCCTCTCAGAGGTAAAGCAGCCTCCACCCTATGAGGATGCAGTAAAGCAG CAGATGACACGAAGTCAGCAGATGGACGAGCTCCTGGACGTGCTGATCGAGAGTGGAG AAATGCCAGCCAATGCCAAAGAAGATCAGTCCTGCCTCCAGAAAGTACCTCAGATAACGGTGTCTACAGGGAACCCCAGCGCCGCGCTCCCCAAGGCATCCGCCCCGTTTGAGCAGGTCTCCTCAGCCCAGCTCCCCTTCGAGCACTGCCCAGGCAGCGGTGATGCTCACCTCGAGGTGCTGCTGAGCGCGCACAGCCCCCTGGGCAGGGTCAGTGAAATCGCCCTGCTGAAGATGGGGGGAGAGGAGTCCCACTTCGAAGGGATGATGGAGGGGTTCCCCAGCAAAGCCGCCGATGAACTGCTCCCCTCTCAGGAGatcctgcagcctcccctctcgcCCATGGACACCcagctctccccttcccctgccgACGGTGCCGGTTTACAGATGAGCTTCACTGAGTCTCCATGGGAAACAATGGAATGGCTGGACCTGACCCCCCCCAGCTCGGCCACCGGCTTTGGCTCGCTCACCCCCGTGGCTCCCAGCATCTTCAACATTGATTTCCTAGACGTTACCGATCTCAACCTAAACACCAGCATGGACCTGCACCTGCAGCAGTGGTGA
- the MYOCD gene encoding myocardin isoform X5 yields the protein MAPSSSHHPSRSGRMFCSYGFSREGPASSWQTKASCHTEDYLKHKIRSRPERSDLVNMHILQDSAAEGSIQSTQMKLKRARLADDLNEKIALRPGPLELVEKNIIPVDSAVKEAIKGTQVSFPKAADAFAFEEDSSNDGLSPEQARSDGSPGPAEPPPAAKGPEPAADPAPQDQPCSTDGHALDPAVAQGIQCDSPKQPAGQESPTLPVPSAVKSKSTSDSKNRHKKPKDTKPKVKKLKYHQYIPPDQKAEKSPPPMDSAYARLLQQQQLFLQLQILSQQQQQQQQQQQHFSYPGMHQGQVKQSNEQMVKSSNSSSTSVNTTPLSPVKTTFSGQTCVSSIKPGPLPSNLDDLKVSELRQQLRIRGLPVSGTKTALMERLRPFQECGSNAVPSFSEITTVTFPVTPTSTLSSYQSQSSTSMLSNGFYHFGSTSSTPPISPASSDLSVSGSLPDTFNDGPMSSPQFGLQPSPVHGSAEESLMSSMNGGSIQLELEGIDTEKDKMLVEKQKVINELTWKLQQEQRQVEELRMQLQKRKRNNGLEEKQQPAPHFFGVPIKQENTVSSCPFASKQTALKGQANSSDKLSNCGVQQLPHIVNSHCLEAAGQSTITSSTFLSPQCSPQHSPLGAAKSPQHISLPPSPNSHYLLSVSPSSEGRSGSPQASSCLRTAPMPTQAGQKFSIPSPTFCKSSPALSEVKQPPPYEDAVKQQMTRSQQMDELLDVLIESGEMPANAKEDQSCLQKVPQITVSTGNPSAALPKASAPFEQVSSAQLPFEHCPGSGDAHLEVLLSAHSPLGRVSEIALLKMGGEESHFEGMMEGFPSKAADELLPSQEILQPPLSPMDTQLSPSPADGAGLQMSFTESPWETMEWLDLTPPSSATGFGSLTPVAPSIFNIDFLDVTDLNLNTSMDLHLQQW from the exons ACTGAAGATTATCTCAAGCACAAGATCAGAAGCAGGCCTGAGAGATCAGACCTGGTCAATATGCACATTTTACAAG ACTCAGCTGCAGAGGGGTCCATTCAGTCTACTCAAATGAAGCTGAAAAGAGCCCGACTGGCAGATGATCTCAATGAAAAGATTGCTCTCAGGCCGGGTCCTCTGGAGCTGGTGGAGAAGAATATTATTCCTGTCGACTCCGCTGTGAAAGAGGCCATAAAAG GCACCCAGGTCAGCTTCCCCAAGGCGGCGGACGCCTTCGCCTTCGAGGAGGACAGCAGCAACGACGGGCTGTCCCCGGAGCAGGCGCGGAGCGACGGCTCCCCGGGCCCCGCCGAGCCGCCGCCGGCCGCCAAGGGCCCGGAGCCCGCTGCGGACCCCGCGCCTCAG gaccagccctgcagcaccgATGGCCACGCACTGGACCCCGCTGTGGCGCAGGGCATCCAATGTGACAGCCCCAAGCAGCCGGCGGGGCAGGAGAGCCCCACGCTCCCGGTGCCCTCCGCCGTGAAG TCCAAATCAACGAGTGACAGTAAGAACCGTCACAAAAAGCCCAAGGACACCAAGCCCAAGGTGAAGAAGCTGAAGTATCACCAGTACATCCCTCCAGACCAGAAGGCAGAGAAGTCCCCTCCACCCATGGATTCTGCATATGCCAGACTCCtccagcaacagcagctcttcctgcagctccagatcctcagccagcagcagcagcagcagcagcagcaacagcagcacttCAGCTACCCAGGGATGCACCAAGGCCAAGTAAA GCAATCTAATGAGCAAATGGTCAAAAGTTCAAATTCTTCATCAACTTCTGTCAACACCACCCCTCtttctcctgtgaaaaccaCCTTTTCAGGCCAGACTTGCGTCTCATCAATCAAGCCAGGCCCTCTGCCGTCAAACCTGGATGATCTGAAA GTGTCAGAACTGAGGCAGCAGCTCCGAATACGAGGCCTGCCCGTGTCAGGTACCAAAACAGCACTGATGGAACGGCTGCGGCCCTTCCAGGAGTGCGGCAGCAACGCAGTGCCCAGCTTCAGCGAGATCACCACCGTCACCTTCCCAGTCACTCCAACCAGCACCCTGTCTAGTTACCAGTCGCAGTCCTCCACCAGCATGTTATCCAATGGCTTCTACCACTTTGGCAGCACCAGCTCCACACCACCCATCTCTCCAGCCTCTTCCGACCTTTCTGTGAGTGGCTCTTTGCCAGACACATTCAACGATGGGCCCATGTCTTCTCCACAGTTTGGTCTCCAGCCATCTCCAGTTCATGGCAGTGCTGAAGAAAGCCTCATGAGCAGCATGAATGGAGGGAGCATCCAGCTGGAGCTGGAAGGGATCGacacagagaaagacaaaatgctGGTGGAGAAGCAGAAGGTCATCAATGAACTAACATGGAAactgcagcaagagcagaggcaggtggAAGAGCTACGAATGCAGCTCCAGAAGCGAAAGAGAAATAATGGCCttgaggagaagcagcagcctgctcctcATTTCTTTGGTGTCCCCATCAAGCAAGAAAACACAGTGTCCAGCTGTCCATTTGCATCCAAACAAACTGCCTTGAAAGGCCAAGCCAACAGCTCGGATAAGTTAAGTAACTGTGGGGTGCAACAGCTGCCTCACATTGTAAATAGCCACTGCTTGGAGGCTGCAGGGCAAAGCACCATCACCTCCTCGACATTCCTGAGCCCGCAGTGCTCCCCCCAGCACTCCCCACTCGGGGCTGCAAAGAGCCCCCAGCACATCAGCCTGCCGCCCTCTCCCAACAGCCACTATCTCCTCTCGGTGTCCCCCAGCTCAGAAGGGCGCAGTGGGTCCCCGCAGGCCAGCAGTTGCCTTCGCACAGCACCG ATGCCTACGCAGGCAGGTCAAAAGTTTTCTATTCCATCCCCAACTTTTTGTAAGTCAAGCCCAGCCCTCTCAGAGGTAAAGCAGCCTCCACCCTATGAGGATGCAGTAAAGCAG CAGATGACACGAAGTCAGCAGATGGACGAGCTCCTGGACGTGCTGATCGAGAGTGGAG AAATGCCAGCCAATGCCAAAGAAGATCAGTCCTGCCTCCAGAAAGTACCTCAGATAACGGTGTCTACAGGGAACCCCAGCGCCGCGCTCCCCAAGGCATCCGCCCCGTTTGAGCAGGTCTCCTCAGCCCAGCTCCCCTTCGAGCACTGCCCAGGCAGCGGTGATGCTCACCTCGAGGTGCTGCTGAGCGCGCACAGCCCCCTGGGCAGGGTCAGTGAAATCGCCCTGCTGAAGATGGGGGGAGAGGAGTCCCACTTCGAAGGGATGATGGAGGGGTTCCCCAGCAAAGCCGCCGATGAACTGCTCCCCTCTCAGGAGatcctgcagcctcccctctcgcCCATGGACACCcagctctccccttcccctgccgACGGTGCCGGTTTACAGATGAGCTTCACTGAGTCTCCATGGGAAACAATGGAATGGCTGGACCTGACCCCCCCCAGCTCGGCCACCGGCTTTGGCTCGCTCACCCCCGTGGCTCCCAGCATCTTCAACATTGATTTCCTAGACGTTACCGATCTCAACCTAAACACCAGCATGGACCTGCACCTGCAGCAGTGGTGA
- the MYOCD gene encoding myocardin isoform X8, with product MPPLKSPSSFHEQRKSLERAKTEDYLKHKIRSRPERSDLVNMHILQDSAAEGSIQSTQMKLKRARLADDLNEKIALRPGPLELVEKNIIPVDSAVKEAIKGTQVSFPKAADAFAFEEDSSNDGLSPEQARSDGSPGPAEPPPAAKGPEPAADPAPQDQPCSTDGHALDPAVAQGIQCDSPKQPAGQESPTLPVPSAVKSKSTSDSKNRHKKPKDTKPKVKKLKYHQYIPPDQKAEKSPPPMDSAYARLLQQQQLFLQLQILSQQQQQQQQQQQHFSYPGMHQGQVKQSNEQMVKSSNSSSTSVNTTPLSPVKTTFSGQTCVSSIKPGPLPSNLDDLKVSELRQQLRIRGLPVSGTKTALMERLRPFQECGSNAVPSFSEITTVTFPVTPTSTLSSYQSQSSTSMLSNGFYHFGSTSSTPPISPASSDLSVSGSLPDTFNDGPMSSPQFGLQPSPVHGSAEESLMSSMNGGSIQLELEGIDTEKDKMLVEKQKVINELTWKLQQEQRQVEELRMQLQKRKRNNGLEEKQQPAPHFFGVPIKQENTVSSCPFASKQTALKGQANSSDKLSNCGVQQLPHIVNSHCLEAAGQSTITSSTFLSPQCSPQHSPLGAAKSPQHISLPPSPNSHYLLSVSPSSEGRSGSPQASSCLRTAPMPTQAGQKFSIPSPTFCKSSPALSEVKQPPPYEDAVKQQMTRSQQMDELLDVLIESGEMPANAKEDQSCLQKVPQITVSTGNPSAALPKASAPFEQVSSAQLPFEHCPGSGDAHLEVLLSAHSPLGRVSEIALLKMGGEESHFEGMMEGFPSKAADELLPSQEILQPPLSPMDTQLSPSPADGAGLQMSFTESPWETMEWLDLTPPSSATGFGSLTPVAPSIFNIDFLDVTDLNLNTSMDLHLQQW from the exons CACTGAAAAGCCCATCCTCATTCCATGAACAGCGAAAAAGTCTGGAGCGAGCCAAG ACTGAAGATTATCTCAAGCACAAGATCAGAAGCAGGCCTGAGAGATCAGACCTGGTCAATATGCACATTTTACAAG ACTCAGCTGCAGAGGGGTCCATTCAGTCTACTCAAATGAAGCTGAAAAGAGCCCGACTGGCAGATGATCTCAATGAAAAGATTGCTCTCAGGCCGGGTCCTCTGGAGCTGGTGGAGAAGAATATTATTCCTGTCGACTCCGCTGTGAAAGAGGCCATAAAAG GCACCCAGGTCAGCTTCCCCAAGGCGGCGGACGCCTTCGCCTTCGAGGAGGACAGCAGCAACGACGGGCTGTCCCCGGAGCAGGCGCGGAGCGACGGCTCCCCGGGCCCCGCCGAGCCGCCGCCGGCCGCCAAGGGCCCGGAGCCCGCTGCGGACCCCGCGCCTCAG gaccagccctgcagcaccgATGGCCACGCACTGGACCCCGCTGTGGCGCAGGGCATCCAATGTGACAGCCCCAAGCAGCCGGCGGGGCAGGAGAGCCCCACGCTCCCGGTGCCCTCCGCCGTGAAG TCCAAATCAACGAGTGACAGTAAGAACCGTCACAAAAAGCCCAAGGACACCAAGCCCAAGGTGAAGAAGCTGAAGTATCACCAGTACATCCCTCCAGACCAGAAGGCAGAGAAGTCCCCTCCACCCATGGATTCTGCATATGCCAGACTCCtccagcaacagcagctcttcctgcagctccagatcctcagccagcagcagcagcagcagcagcagcaacagcagcacttCAGCTACCCAGGGATGCACCAAGGCCAAGTAAA GCAATCTAATGAGCAAATGGTCAAAAGTTCAAATTCTTCATCAACTTCTGTCAACACCACCCCTCtttctcctgtgaaaaccaCCTTTTCAGGCCAGACTTGCGTCTCATCAATCAAGCCAGGCCCTCTGCCGTCAAACCTGGATGATCTGAAA GTGTCAGAACTGAGGCAGCAGCTCCGAATACGAGGCCTGCCCGTGTCAGGTACCAAAACAGCACTGATGGAACGGCTGCGGCCCTTCCAGGAGTGCGGCAGCAACGCAGTGCCCAGCTTCAGCGAGATCACCACCGTCACCTTCCCAGTCACTCCAACCAGCACCCTGTCTAGTTACCAGTCGCAGTCCTCCACCAGCATGTTATCCAATGGCTTCTACCACTTTGGCAGCACCAGCTCCACACCACCCATCTCTCCAGCCTCTTCCGACCTTTCTGTGAGTGGCTCTTTGCCAGACACATTCAACGATGGGCCCATGTCTTCTCCACAGTTTGGTCTCCAGCCATCTCCAGTTCATGGCAGTGCTGAAGAAAGCCTCATGAGCAGCATGAATGGAGGGAGCATCCAGCTGGAGCTGGAAGGGATCGacacagagaaagacaaaatgctGGTGGAGAAGCAGAAGGTCATCAATGAACTAACATGGAAactgcagcaagagcagaggcaggtggAAGAGCTACGAATGCAGCTCCAGAAGCGAAAGAGAAATAATGGCCttgaggagaagcagcagcctgctcctcATTTCTTTGGTGTCCCCATCAAGCAAGAAAACACAGTGTCCAGCTGTCCATTTGCATCCAAACAAACTGCCTTGAAAGGCCAAGCCAACAGCTCGGATAAGTTAAGTAACTGTGGGGTGCAACAGCTGCCTCACATTGTAAATAGCCACTGCTTGGAGGCTGCAGGGCAAAGCACCATCACCTCCTCGACATTCCTGAGCCCGCAGTGCTCCCCCCAGCACTCCCCACTCGGGGCTGCAAAGAGCCCCCAGCACATCAGCCTGCCGCCCTCTCCCAACAGCCACTATCTCCTCTCGGTGTCCCCCAGCTCAGAAGGGCGCAGTGGGTCCCCGCAGGCCAGCAGTTGCCTTCGCACAGCACCG ATGCCTACGCAGGCAGGTCAAAAGTTTTCTATTCCATCCCCAACTTTTTGTAAGTCAAGCCCAGCCCTCTCAGAGGTAAAGCAGCCTCCACCCTATGAGGATGCAGTAAAGCAG CAGATGACACGAAGTCAGCAGATGGACGAGCTCCTGGACGTGCTGATCGAGAGTGGAG AAATGCCAGCCAATGCCAAAGAAGATCAGTCCTGCCTCCAGAAAGTACCTCAGATAACGGTGTCTACAGGGAACCCCAGCGCCGCGCTCCCCAAGGCATCCGCCCCGTTTGAGCAGGTCTCCTCAGCCCAGCTCCCCTTCGAGCACTGCCCAGGCAGCGGTGATGCTCACCTCGAGGTGCTGCTGAGCGCGCACAGCCCCCTGGGCAGGGTCAGTGAAATCGCCCTGCTGAAGATGGGGGGAGAGGAGTCCCACTTCGAAGGGATGATGGAGGGGTTCCCCAGCAAAGCCGCCGATGAACTGCTCCCCTCTCAGGAGatcctgcagcctcccctctcgcCCATGGACACCcagctctccccttcccctgccgACGGTGCCGGTTTACAGATGAGCTTCACTGAGTCTCCATGGGAAACAATGGAATGGCTGGACCTGACCCCCCCCAGCTCGGCCACCGGCTTTGGCTCGCTCACCCCCGTGGCTCCCAGCATCTTCAACATTGATTTCCTAGACGTTACCGATCTCAACCTAAACACCAGCATGGACCTGCACCTGCAGCAGTGGTGA
- the MYOCD gene encoding myocardin isoform X1, with translation MNGAVKQDRSDHRSAPSGNEEEKAPKEKAASEVRDGPKLQPPPFAERKNVLQLRLQQRRTREQLADQGIMPPLKSPSSFHEQRKSLERAKTEDYLKHKIRSRPERSDLVNMHILQDSAAEGSIQSTQMKLKRARLADDLNEKIALRPGPLELVEKNIIPVDSAVKEAIKGTQVSFPKAADAFAFEEDSSNDGLSPEQARSDGSPGPAEPPPAAKGPEPAADPAPQDQPCSTDGHALDPAVAQGIQCDSPKQPAGQESPTLPVPSAVKSKSTSDSKNRHKKPKDTKPKVKKLKYHQYIPPDQKAEKSPPPMDSAYARLLQQQQLFLQLQILSQQQQQQQQQQQHFSYPGMHQGQVKQSNEQMVKSSNSSSTSVNTTPLSPVKTTFSGQTCVSSIKPGPLPSNLDDLKVSELRQQLRIRGLPVSGTKTALMERLRPFQECGSNAVPSFSEITTVTFPVTPTSTLSSYQSQSSTSMLSNGFYHFGSTSSTPPISPASSDLSVSGSLPDTFNDGPMSSPQFGLQPSPVHGSAEESLMSSMNGGSIQLELEGIDTEKDKMLVEKQKVINELTWKLQQEQRQVEELRMQLQKRKRNNGLEEKQQPAPHFFGVPIKQENTVSSCPFASKQTALKGQANSSDKLSNCGVQQLPHIVNSHCLEAAGQSTITSSTFLSPQCSPQHSPLGAAKSPQHISLPPSPNSHYLLSVSPSSEGRSGSPQASSCLRTAPMPTQAGQKFSIPSPTFCKSSPALSEVKQPPPYEDAVKQQMTRSQQMDELLDVLIESGEMPANAKEDQSCLQKVPQITVSTGNPSAALPKASAPFEQVSSAQLPFEHCPGSGDAHLEVLLSAHSPLGRVSEIALLKMGGEESHFEGMMEGFPSKAADELLPSQEILQPPLSPMDTQLSPSPADGAGLQMSFTESPWETMEWLDLTPPSSATGFGSLTPVAPSIFNIDFLDVTDLNLNTSMDLHLQQW, from the exons CACTGAAAAGCCCATCCTCATTCCATGAACAGCGAAAAAGTCTGGAGCGAGCCAAG ACTGAAGATTATCTCAAGCACAAGATCAGAAGCAGGCCTGAGAGATCAGACCTGGTCAATATGCACATTTTACAAG ACTCAGCTGCAGAGGGGTCCATTCAGTCTACTCAAATGAAGCTGAAAAGAGCCCGACTGGCAGATGATCTCAATGAAAAGATTGCTCTCAGGCCGGGTCCTCTGGAGCTGGTGGAGAAGAATATTATTCCTGTCGACTCCGCTGTGAAAGAGGCCATAAAAG GCACCCAGGTCAGCTTCCCCAAGGCGGCGGACGCCTTCGCCTTCGAGGAGGACAGCAGCAACGACGGGCTGTCCCCGGAGCAGGCGCGGAGCGACGGCTCCCCGGGCCCCGCCGAGCCGCCGCCGGCCGCCAAGGGCCCGGAGCCCGCTGCGGACCCCGCGCCTCAG gaccagccctgcagcaccgATGGCCACGCACTGGACCCCGCTGTGGCGCAGGGCATCCAATGTGACAGCCCCAAGCAGCCGGCGGGGCAGGAGAGCCCCACGCTCCCGGTGCCCTCCGCCGTGAAG TCCAAATCAACGAGTGACAGTAAGAACCGTCACAAAAAGCCCAAGGACACCAAGCCCAAGGTGAAGAAGCTGAAGTATCACCAGTACATCCCTCCAGACCAGAAGGCAGAGAAGTCCCCTCCACCCATGGATTCTGCATATGCCAGACTCCtccagcaacagcagctcttcctgcagctccagatcctcagccagcagcagcagcagcagcagcagcaacagcagcacttCAGCTACCCAGGGATGCACCAAGGCCAAGTAAA GCAATCTAATGAGCAAATGGTCAAAAGTTCAAATTCTTCATCAACTTCTGTCAACACCACCCCTCtttctcctgtgaaaaccaCCTTTTCAGGCCAGACTTGCGTCTCATCAATCAAGCCAGGCCCTCTGCCGTCAAACCTGGATGATCTGAAA GTGTCAGAACTGAGGCAGCAGCTCCGAATACGAGGCCTGCCCGTGTCAGGTACCAAAACAGCACTGATGGAACGGCTGCGGCCCTTCCAGGAGTGCGGCAGCAACGCAGTGCCCAGCTTCAGCGAGATCACCACCGTCACCTTCCCAGTCACTCCAACCAGCACCCTGTCTAGTTACCAGTCGCAGTCCTCCACCAGCATGTTATCCAATGGCTTCTACCACTTTGGCAGCACCAGCTCCACACCACCCATCTCTCCAGCCTCTTCCGACCTTTCTGTGAGTGGCTCTTTGCCAGACACATTCAACGATGGGCCCATGTCTTCTCCACAGTTTGGTCTCCAGCCATCTCCAGTTCATGGCAGTGCTGAAGAAAGCCTCATGAGCAGCATGAATGGAGGGAGCATCCAGCTGGAGCTGGAAGGGATCGacacagagaaagacaaaatgctGGTGGAGAAGCAGAAGGTCATCAATGAACTAACATGGAAactgcagcaagagcagaggcaggtggAAGAGCTACGAATGCAGCTCCAGAAGCGAAAGAGAAATAATGGCCttgaggagaagcagcagcctgctcctcATTTCTTTGGTGTCCCCATCAAGCAAGAAAACACAGTGTCCAGCTGTCCATTTGCATCCAAACAAACTGCCTTGAAAGGCCAAGCCAACAGCTCGGATAAGTTAAGTAACTGTGGGGTGCAACAGCTGCCTCACATTGTAAATAGCCACTGCTTGGAGGCTGCAGGGCAAAGCACCATCACCTCCTCGACATTCCTGAGCCCGCAGTGCTCCCCCCAGCACTCCCCACTCGGGGCTGCAAAGAGCCCCCAGCACATCAGCCTGCCGCCCTCTCCCAACAGCCACTATCTCCTCTCGGTGTCCCCCAGCTCAGAAGGGCGCAGTGGGTCCCCGCAGGCCAGCAGTTGCCTTCGCACAGCACCG ATGCCTACGCAGGCAGGTCAAAAGTTTTCTATTCCATCCCCAACTTTTTGTAAGTCAAGCCCAGCCCTCTCAGAGGTAAAGCAGCCTCCACCCTATGAGGATGCAGTAAAGCAG CAGATGACACGAAGTCAGCAGATGGACGAGCTCCTGGACGTGCTGATCGAGAGTGGAG AAATGCCAGCCAATGCCAAAGAAGATCAGTCCTGCCTCCAGAAAGTACCTCAGATAACGGTGTCTACAGGGAACCCCAGCGCCGCGCTCCCCAAGGCATCCGCCCCGTTTGAGCAGGTCTCCTCAGCCCAGCTCCCCTTCGAGCACTGCCCAGGCAGCGGTGATGCTCACCTCGAGGTGCTGCTGAGCGCGCACAGCCCCCTGGGCAGGGTCAGTGAAATCGCCCTGCTGAAGATGGGGGGAGAGGAGTCCCACTTCGAAGGGATGATGGAGGGGTTCCCCAGCAAAGCCGCCGATGAACTGCTCCCCTCTCAGGAGatcctgcagcctcccctctcgcCCATGGACACCcagctctccccttcccctgccgACGGTGCCGGTTTACAGATGAGCTTCACTGAGTCTCCATGGGAAACAATGGAATGGCTGGACCTGACCCCCCCCAGCTCGGCCACCGGCTTTGGCTCGCTCACCCCCGTGGCTCCCAGCATCTTCAACATTGATTTCCTAGACGTTACCGATCTCAACCTAAACACCAGCATGGACCTGCACCTGCAGCAGTGGTGA